The nucleotide window GCGGTAAAGAAGGCGTAACCCTATATTGGATTGAAAGTAAAAGAACCAGAAACGTCAAAAACGAAGAACTTAGCGCCGCCGATCTAAAATATTAGTCGTTGCGTAAGTTTCGGCAGTTGACTCAAATTGCAGCATACTTCGTATTTTTCATTTGGAAAAACGATTTTATCAACTCGGAGGTGCTCTTTATGTCCTTCATTATTTGAACGATCGAGCGCTTAAATTCTTTTTTAGTAATGATAAATAGTTTTGAGAGTCGAGCCTTGGCGTGATTCCAGACCTGTTCATCGGGGTTTACCTCTGGTGAGTATCGCGGTAGGTTAGCGATGGTGATTTCACCATTTTGTGTTGCAACAAAGCTATTTACCTCAGCTGAATTGTGGTAGCTTGCATTATCAGCAATCACGATAATCGGACACTCGGCGTCTTGAAGTAGTTTTTTAAGGAACTCGATAAATCGGGCTGAATTCATAAAGCCCTCAAAGCATGTTAAATGCATGTCGCCTCGGGGGCTGACGGCACTGATCAGCTTTAGGCTGAATCTATCGCCGCTGTCCTCTACTTCTGGAGTCTCCCCTATTTTACCCCAAGTTGTTCCCCTGTGCGAATCGGAGCGAATGGCACTCTCATCAACAAAAAAGATCTGTGCGCCGGTTTTTAGAGCCAATTCCCTTAATCCAGGGAAGGTCGTATTCAGGTAGCACTTCATTTCATCCGGATTTCTCTTATAGCTTTTATAGATAGGGCGTTGCGGGCTTAATCCGAGGTGTCCGAGTAAGCGGCTGACGCCGCTTTTGCTCAGCTCAACTTTATGCTCCTTCTTCAATACGGCCCGAATTATATTTAGCGTCCACAAGCAAAACGGTAGTTGAAATTGGCAAGGATCGCCTAGCGTTATTGCTTTATAAAGCCACTCCATCACTTCCCCATTCACCTTCCTTGGCCGACCGCTTCGGTCAGACTCCAGTAGCGCGTGGTGCCCGCCGTGCCGATAAGCCGATAGCCAGCTAGAGCCTCCTCGAAAAGGTTTTTGGTTTTTTTATTAAAAACAACTTATGTGATTTAAGTTTTCCGTAAAAGTGCCGTATTGTACTGCATGAAAACAGGAAACAAAATAAGTAGCAGCGTTAAATTATCAAGTAACGAATCGATCGTTTATTCCTCCGGCGACTTCTTTTCAACCCCGGCGCGCAGTGATTTTGGTGATTTCTTACTGCAATTACAGCGCTTTTGGCGGTCCCACCCCGAAATCGAAGTGGCCATGACCGCCGATCTCGACGCCCACGCCATGGCGGAAAAGCGCGAACGGCGGAAGGACCGGGAGTTCGAACTGGCGCAGACCGAGGCGTTGTTCGCCGTGCCGGCGTCAGGCACGGCGGAAAAAACGCAAGCCGAGTTCCTCGCCGCAGGGCGTCCGCGCACCCCCGCTGTTGTGGTTTTTATCACGGCCATGGCCACCGGTTACTTGGGGTCGCAATACAGTGCCTGCCCCCGGATGGTGCTGCTTGAATCGGCATCGTTGCGCACCTTGCTCGATGATTTGGGGTACACGCTGCCTGCACCTAATACCGTTGGCCCCCTGATAAATCGCCTGAGTGAGAGTACTCTCGCCCTGATCCACCGGGCCCAATTGGCCGATATTTTGGCCGAAGGGCTCGATTCGTTTACCGATATCACCCTGGACAGCACGGCGATCAAGGCATCCAGTTGCTGGCCAACAGACTCCGGTATCATTTACCGCCTCTTTGAGCGAGCCTACCGCATGGGCGGCAAGCTCGACCAGGTCGGGCTTAACTCGCTGCAGGATGGCTTCAAAGACCACTGGCTGGAGGAGTTGCGAAAGAGCGCCCGCGCCATCGCCCTGCTGGGTGGTGGTCCCCGCCGAGCCCAAAAACTCCGGCTGCTCTACGACCAGTTTTACCAAATCGCCTGCAAGTTGGGCGGCAAGTTGCTCACCCAAGTAGAAGCCGCAGAGGCCGAAGCAAATGTTAAACTGTCCAAGCTGCGGCCCTCCAAGCGCCGGATCGCGGAAGACCTACTGGACTGCATCCACGGGGACGTGGTCGCGGTGATTACGACGATCCAGCAAAGCATTGCGCGGGTGCATGATGGGGTGAAGACCAAGTCGAGGGAAAGGGTCCTCAGCCTGGCCGATCGCAGTGCTGCTTTTATTGAAAAAGGCGGGCGGGAACCGGTGATTGGCTACAAGCCGCAATTGGCCCGCAGCCGCGGCGGTTTTGTCACCGCGCTGATTCTCGACGCGGGCAACGTGGCTGATTGCAAGCAACTGGTGCCCCTGCTGATCCAGAATATCGCCAACACGGGCCTGGTGCCGGCGAGCGCGAACGTCGACGACGGCTACTCCAGCGCCGAAGGGCTGGCGCAGGCATACGAGCTGAAGGTGGCCAAGGTGAGCATCTCCGGCGCCAAGGGGCGCGCCTTGCTCGGCGAGGAACTGTGGAACCACCAGGATTATATCACGCTTCGCGCCGAGCGCAGCGCGATCGAGTCGCTGATGTTTACGCTCAAGTTCAACCACGGGTTCGGCCGGCCGGGTCGTCGCGGGTTGGCGGCGGTGCGCAGCGAACTGACCCTGAAGATCCTCGCGCACAACTTTGACCGGATGATTTTGGTGCGCGCGAGGAAGTCTCAGGAAAAGCCGCTGCCCTTGGCGGCCTGAGTAGTTTCGGTCGTCGCGGCTAACCCAAATCGGCTCAATTAGTTCGGTGTAAAAGCCCCGGAGCGAACCGCCGTGGACTTCGCCGTTGGAAAAGCGACCTTGGTGATGGGGCCGGGGCTGTTTTTAGGCCGCCGCCCCTTCGTGAACACGTAAACCGAGTTCGTTCAGGGCTGTTTGCGCCCCCAGTGGCCGGCCGGGGCGGGAATACGCCCGTTGCGAAAGGCTTTTCGATGAGGCTCCACCTAGCAACGATTTCATTAAAGTAGACAAAAAGATAACACTATGCGAGATGGTGATTACCCATCTGTTGAAACCCAAGGATGGTAAATTTATCAACGGTGTCCAAGTTTTAGATCTATGGGTTGGCATAGAGCAGTTTAAGTTGCGGCAGCAGAGCTGAAATAGGGCAAGAAGAGAACCAATGTGAGCGCAACCAGCGGAGAAGTTTCACACTGCGCTGAAGCGGTCGCAATACGGTTGTGAGTAAGGAGCAAAGAAGCCGGTCATTT belongs to Opitutus sp. and includes:
- a CDS encoding IS630 family transposase; the encoded protein is MESDRSGRPRKVNGEVMEWLYKAITLGDPCQFQLPFCLWTLNIIRAVLKKEHKVELSKSGVSRLLGHLGLSPQRPIYKSYKRNPDEMKCYLNTTFPGLRELALKTGAQIFFVDESAIRSDSHRGTTWGKIGETPEVEDSGDRFSLKLISAVSPRGDMHLTCFEGFMNSARFIEFLKKLLQDAECPIIVIADNASYHNSAEVNSFVATQNGEITIANLPRYSPEVNPDEQVWNHAKARLSKLFIITKKEFKRSIVQIMKDIKSTSELIKSFFQMKNTKYAAI
- a CDS encoding transposase; translation: MKTGNKISSSVKLSSNESIVYSSGDFFSTPARSDFGDFLLQLQRFWRSHPEIEVAMTADLDAHAMAEKRERRKDREFELAQTEALFAVPASGTAEKTQAEFLAAGRPRTPAVVVFITAMATGYLGSQYSACPRMVLLESASLRTLLDDLGYTLPAPNTVGPLINRLSESTLALIHRAQLADILAEGLDSFTDITLDSTAIKASSCWPTDSGIIYRLFERAYRMGGKLDQVGLNSLQDGFKDHWLEELRKSARAIALLGGGPRRAQKLRLLYDQFYQIACKLGGKLLTQVEAAEAEANVKLSKLRPSKRRIAEDLLDCIHGDVVAVITTIQQSIARVHDGVKTKSRERVLSLADRSAAFIEKGGREPVIGYKPQLARSRGGFVTALILDAGNVADCKQLVPLLIQNIANTGLVPASANVDDGYSSAEGLAQAYELKVAKVSISGAKGRALLGEELWNHQDYITLRAERSAIESLMFTLKFNHGFGRPGRRGLAAVRSELTLKILAHNFDRMILVRARKSQEKPLPLAA